The Posidoniimonas polymericola genome includes a window with the following:
- a CDS encoding nucleoside permease: protein MGVATRLSVMMFLQFFTWGAWFVTLFLCLGNAGLGDFVANAYQSAPIAAIVAPLFLGLIADRLFPSQIVQGVLMLVGAGLMYAAAQAVQASNGTLAVWLFIAYMLCYMPTLGLGNSIAFANIDDQNKFPAIRVWGTIGWIVAGLFVGVQQWSDSVNILWLAAGASAVFGLYSFTLPHTPPPAKGKPLDMGSMLMLDAFGLMKSVPFLVFIVCSTLICIPLAYYYQYASGVIAQVGFEQAASTMSLGQMSEIVFMLLIPFFFRRLGVKWMILVGMAAWVLRYLLFAFGAPEQTTWMILLAVLLHGVCYDFFFVTGFMYTDQKAPANVRGQAQSMLVFFTQGVGMFIGYAVAGELFKSTMTTQEAYGEALKAVQPKETLGYLESFGRMFSTSDLAGIDQQLLSETMLQWKEFWLVPAGMAAVIFVIFLVAFHEKPEVERAAAEQLAEPPAETPA from the coding sequence GTGGGTGTCGCAACACGGCTGAGCGTGATGATGTTCCTGCAGTTCTTCACCTGGGGGGCGTGGTTCGTCACGCTGTTCCTCTGCCTCGGCAATGCCGGGCTGGGTGATTTTGTCGCGAACGCCTATCAGAGCGCGCCGATCGCGGCGATCGTCGCTCCGTTGTTCCTCGGATTGATCGCGGACCGGCTCTTCCCGTCTCAGATCGTGCAGGGGGTCTTGATGCTGGTGGGCGCCGGCTTGATGTACGCCGCGGCCCAGGCGGTGCAAGCCAGCAATGGGACTCTCGCGGTGTGGCTCTTCATCGCCTACATGCTGTGCTACATGCCGACATTAGGGCTCGGCAACTCCATCGCCTTCGCCAACATCGATGACCAGAACAAGTTCCCCGCCATTCGCGTGTGGGGAACGATCGGCTGGATTGTCGCCGGCCTGTTCGTGGGAGTGCAGCAATGGTCTGACAGCGTCAACATTCTTTGGCTAGCCGCCGGTGCTTCGGCAGTGTTTGGGTTGTACAGCTTCACCCTCCCCCACACGCCGCCCCCCGCGAAGGGTAAGCCGCTCGACATGGGCAGCATGCTTATGCTCGACGCCTTCGGCTTGATGAAGAGCGTCCCGTTTCTTGTTTTCATTGTCTGCTCCACGCTGATCTGCATTCCTTTAGCGTACTACTATCAGTACGCAAGTGGAGTCATCGCACAGGTTGGCTTCGAGCAAGCCGCGTCGACGATGTCGCTCGGTCAAATGAGCGAAATCGTCTTTATGCTGCTAATCCCATTCTTCTTCCGCCGTCTGGGGGTGAAGTGGATGATCCTGGTCGGCATGGCGGCATGGGTCCTCCGGTACCTCTTGTTCGCTTTCGGCGCCCCCGAGCAGACCACCTGGATGATCCTGCTCGCCGTGCTGCTCCATGGCGTCTGCTACGACTTCTTCTTCGTCACCGGCTTCATGTACACCGATCAAAAGGCGCCGGCAAACGTTCGCGGCCAGGCGCAAAGCATGCTTGTCTTCTTCACCCAAGGTGTTGGCATGTTCATCGGTTATGCGGTCGCGGGCGAGTTGTTCAAGTCCACCATGACCACTCAAGAGGCTTACGGCGAAGCCTTGAAAGCCGTTCAGCCTAAGGAAACCCTCGGCTATCTCGAGTCATTCGGCCGGATGTTTAGCACATCCGACCTGGCCGGAATTGACCAGCAGTTGCTCTCCGAAACCATGCTGCAGTGGAAGGAGTTTTGGCTCGTGCCCGCCGGCATGGCCGCGGTCATCTTTGTGATCTTCCTGGTCGCCTTCCACGAAAAGCCCGAGGTCGAGCGGGCCGCCGCGGAGCAGCTCGCCGAGCCGCCGGCCGAAACGCCCGCCTAG
- a CDS encoding sulfatase family protein, with product MLLRAALLLGAALASVAAADDRPPNVVVIFIDDMGYADIGPFGAECPTPNLDRMAAEGRLLTDFHAATAVCSASRAALLTGCYPDRVGVQGAYGPHSRVGLNPDEVTIAELCRQRGYATACFGKWHLGDAPQFLPTRQGFDTWFGLPYSNDMWPLHPDLVKLPPDAAERKSRYPKLPLYRDEQIVDPEVTAEDQAQLTTQYTEHAVEFIDQHADQPFFLYLPHSMVHVPIFVSDKFKGKSGAGLFGDVVMEVDWSVGQVLDALEANGIDDNTLVVFTSDNGPWLSYGDHAGSAGPFREGKGTMFEGGYREPFIARWPGKIPAGTTSDELATTMDLLPTIAGLIGAEVPTDRKIDGQDIWPLLSGDADAGFTHSPFYCYWLGELHAVRDNRWKLHFPHKYRTLSGRPGGTGGVPVGYDQATIGLALFDLKSDPGETTNVAAQHPDIVERLQAMADEARADLGDRLTGAKGDGARPVGRVERQRQTQR from the coding sequence ATGTTGCTGCGCGCTGCGTTGTTGTTAGGAGCGGCTCTTGCCTCGGTCGCGGCCGCCGATGACCGGCCGCCCAATGTTGTGGTGATCTTCATCGACGACATGGGCTACGCCGACATCGGGCCGTTCGGCGCGGAATGCCCCACTCCCAACCTCGACCGCATGGCGGCCGAGGGCCGGTTGCTGACCGACTTCCACGCCGCCACGGCGGTCTGCAGCGCCTCGCGCGCCGCGCTGCTGACCGGCTGCTACCCGGATCGCGTGGGAGTGCAGGGCGCGTACGGTCCGCACTCGCGTGTTGGCTTGAACCCCGACGAGGTGACCATCGCCGAGCTCTGCCGCCAGCGGGGCTACGCCACCGCCTGCTTCGGCAAGTGGCACCTGGGCGATGCGCCCCAGTTCCTGCCGACCCGCCAGGGCTTCGACACGTGGTTTGGGCTCCCCTACTCGAACGACATGTGGCCGCTGCACCCCGACCTAGTGAAGCTGCCGCCGGACGCCGCCGAACGCAAGAGCCGCTACCCCAAGCTGCCCCTGTACCGCGACGAGCAGATCGTCGACCCGGAGGTCACTGCCGAGGACCAGGCCCAGCTCACCACACAGTACACCGAGCACGCGGTCGAATTCATTGACCAGCACGCCGACCAGCCGTTTTTCCTGTACCTGCCGCACTCGATGGTGCACGTGCCGATCTTTGTTTCCGACAAGTTCAAGGGCAAGAGCGGCGCCGGCCTGTTTGGCGACGTTGTGATGGAGGTCGATTGGTCGGTTGGACAGGTGCTCGACGCGCTCGAGGCCAACGGCATCGACGACAACACGCTTGTCGTCTTCACTTCGGACAACGGACCCTGGCTCTCGTACGGCGACCACGCCGGCAGCGCCGGCCCGTTCCGCGAGGGCAAGGGCACCATGTTCGAGGGCGGCTACCGCGAGCCGTTCATCGCCCGCTGGCCCGGCAAGATCCCCGCGGGCACAACCAGCGACGAGCTCGCCACCACGATGGACCTGCTGCCAACCATCGCCGGCCTGATTGGCGCCGAGGTCCCCACCGACCGCAAGATCGACGGGCAGGACATCTGGCCGCTGCTCTCGGGCGACGCCGACGCCGGATTCACCCACTCGCCGTTCTACTGCTACTGGCTCGGCGAACTCCACGCCGTCCGCGACAACCGCTGGAAGCTCCACTTCCCCCACAAGTACCGCACGCTCTCGGGCCGCCCCGGCGGGACCGGCGGCGTGCCGGTCGGCTACGATCAGGCGACTATCGGCCTCGCTCTGTTCGACCTCAAGTCCGACCCCGGCGAGACCACCAACGTCGCCGCCCAGCACCCCGACATTGTCGAGCGGCTGCAGGCCATGGCCGATGAGGCCCGGGCGGACCTCGGCGACCGGCTGACTGGCGCCAAGGGCGACGGCGCCCGCCCGGTGGGCCGCGTCGAACGCCAACGCCAAACCCAACGCTAA
- a CDS encoding 3-hydroxyacyl-ACP dehydratase FabZ family protein has translation MSSEEITNAIPHRPPFLLIDEVTERGENTITCTKTFSGDEFWFAGHYPDFPIMPGVLLCEGAMQAGAVMLSGMLGSETDGKVPVATRANNVQFRQMVRPGDTVEYTVELTERLADAFFMKAKVTNITAGRLACRFEFACTLAEPQ, from the coding sequence ATGTCCTCCGAAGAAATCACCAACGCCATCCCCCACCGCCCGCCGTTCCTCTTGATAGATGAGGTCACCGAGCGGGGCGAGAACACGATCACCTGCACCAAGACCTTTAGCGGTGACGAGTTCTGGTTCGCCGGGCACTACCCCGACTTCCCGATCATGCCGGGCGTGCTGCTATGCGAGGGCGCGATGCAGGCCGGCGCGGTGATGCTGTCGGGCATGCTCGGCAGCGAAACCGACGGCAAGGTGCCGGTCGCCACCCGGGCGAACAACGTGCAGTTCCGCCAGATGGTGCGGCCGGGCGACACGGTCGAGTACACGGTCGAGCTGACTGAGCGGCTGGCCGACGCGTTCTTCATGAAGGCCAAGGTCACCAACATTACGGCGGGCAGGCTGGCGTGCCGGTTCGAGTTCGCCTGCACGCTGGCCGAGCCGCAGTAG
- a CDS encoding DUF433 domain-containing protein: MSNVIKVDPEILGGAPCFAGTRVPVVSLFDWLQRGHSISYFLEQFPSVRREQVVELLEEAKAQTIPHTTAS, encoded by the coding sequence ATGAGCAACGTTATCAAGGTCGATCCGGAAATCCTAGGCGGCGCGCCCTGCTTCGCGGGCACGCGTGTGCCGGTCGTGTCCCTATTCGATTGGCTGCAGCGGGGGCACAGCATCTCGTACTTTCTAGAGCAGTTCCCTTCCGTGAGACGCGAGCAAGTTGTCGAACTCTTGGAAGAAGCAAAGGCTCAGACGATCCCACACACGACGGCCTCATGA
- a CDS encoding DUF5615 family PIN-like protein gives MRLLLDENLPHEFRNDIVGHQCETVAYNGWSGKRNGDLLRTAAAAGFDALVTNDSNIPHQQNIAALPLSIVNLLAPTNNLEDLRPLVPALLESLQALEANQVTYVR, from the coding sequence ATGAGGTTGTTGCTCGACGAGAATCTGCCGCACGAGTTCCGCAATGACATAGTGGGGCACCAATGCGAGACCGTCGCCTACAATGGGTGGAGCGGGAAGAGAAACGGCGACCTCCTCCGCACGGCCGCCGCCGCCGGGTTCGACGCGTTGGTCACGAACGATTCGAATATCCCCCATCAGCAAAACATCGCGGCGTTACCGCTGTCGATCGTAAACCTGCTGGCGCCCACAAACAACCTCGAAGACCTGAGGCCGCTCGTGCCGGCGTTGCTAGAGTCGCTTCAAGCTCTTGAAGCTAACCAAGTGACCTACGTCAGGTAA
- a CDS encoding methyltransferase domain-containing protein — protein MGQTAEQAFSMIYSSHAWGSESRSGPGSVPKATAEYHAWLAEFAESRSVGSVVDVGCGDWTATQNLGWDNVDYTGVDVVPDLVDDLNTRFGNERRRFVCLDANRDELPAADLLVIKDVLQHWPLDCVHRFRGQLDRFKHAVITNDRARTVTTYALGTPVWRRQITANGDIAMGGYRTLQLNAAPFEWGLATGLTFKVENIHPKAFGLGASGRVDEKECLVWERQTGAV, from the coding sequence ATGGGTCAGACTGCGGAGCAGGCGTTCTCGATGATCTACAGCTCGCACGCCTGGGGCAGCGAGAGCCGCAGCGGGCCGGGTTCGGTGCCGAAGGCGACCGCCGAGTACCACGCGTGGCTGGCGGAGTTTGCCGAGAGCAGGTCGGTCGGCAGCGTGGTGGACGTCGGCTGCGGCGACTGGACGGCGACCCAAAACCTCGGCTGGGACAATGTCGACTACACCGGCGTGGATGTCGTGCCCGACCTGGTGGACGACCTCAACACGCGGTTTGGCAACGAGCGGCGGCGGTTTGTTTGCCTGGACGCGAACCGCGACGAGCTCCCCGCGGCCGACCTGCTGGTGATCAAGGACGTGCTGCAGCACTGGCCGCTCGACTGCGTGCACCGGTTCCGTGGACAGCTCGACCGTTTCAAGCACGCGGTGATCACCAACGACCGTGCCCGAACCGTGACCACCTACGCCCTAGGGACGCCCGTCTGGCGACGACAAATCACCGCCAACGGCGACATCGCGATGGGGGGCTACCGCACGCTGCAGCTCAATGCCGCCCCGTTCGAGTGGGGCCTGGCGACCGGGCTGACGTTTAAGGTCGAGAACATCCACCCGAAGGCCTTCGGCCTGGGGGCGTCGGGCCGCGTGGATGAGAAGGAGTGTTTGGTTTGGGAGCGACAGACGGGGGCTGTGTAG
- a CDS encoding phytoene desaturase family protein yields the protein MPRDFLKGAQDYYDVIVIGSGLAGLTSANILARQGRSVLLVEQHYKLGGMATWFKRPGGHIFDISLHGFPFGMVKSCRRYWSKEIAESIVQLDGVRFDNPMFSLWTSFTREDFTKQLIEKFNVAPQTVNDFFDTARGMNFYDDQGMTTGELFEKFFPGREDVTRLLMEPITYANGSTLEDPAISYGIVFSNFMSKGVFTFQGGTDKLIGQMEDELKKSGVDIRINCDVKRINTKGGPGGGGVESVEIDAKGATHTIRCGAVVSNANVRQTVFDLVGEEKFDRGFIDDAKAVRLNNSSTQVYIAMNDDERLDVNELGDLLFSSTAPTFHTEALLSRDITSRTYSFYYPKTRPQKDPRCLVVSSTNANYSDWADLPEDEYQASKQDLCETTLDALDKYLPNVRERVCHVEASTPRSFQHYTHHPAGSSFGTKFEGLAVSRALPQQVQGLYHAGSVGIIMSGWLGAMNYGVIVANEVDGCLENNASRNTGEVERSVVEDVSAG from the coding sequence ATGCCACGCGATTTCCTCAAAGGTGCCCAGGACTACTACGACGTCATCGTCATCGGCTCTGGCCTGGCCGGGCTGACCTCGGCCAATATCCTCGCCCGGCAGGGCCGCTCGGTGCTGCTCGTCGAGCAGCACTACAAGCTGGGCGGCATGGCGACCTGGTTCAAGCGGCCGGGCGGGCACATCTTCGACATCTCGCTGCACGGTTTCCCGTTCGGCATGGTGAAGAGCTGCCGCCGGTACTGGTCCAAAGAGATCGCCGAGTCGATCGTGCAGCTCGACGGCGTCCGGTTCGACAACCCGATGTTCTCACTCTGGACCAGCTTTACCCGGGAAGACTTCACCAAGCAGCTGATCGAAAAATTCAACGTCGCCCCGCAGACGGTCAACGACTTCTTCGACACCGCCCGCGGCATGAACTTCTACGACGACCAGGGCATGACCACCGGCGAGCTGTTCGAGAAGTTCTTCCCCGGCCGCGAGGACGTCACGCGGCTGCTGATGGAGCCGATCACCTACGCCAACGGCAGCACGCTGGAGGACCCGGCGATCAGCTACGGCATCGTGTTCAGCAACTTCATGTCCAAGGGCGTGTTCACCTTCCAGGGGGGCACCGACAAGCTGATCGGCCAGATGGAGGACGAGCTGAAGAAGTCCGGCGTCGACATCCGCATCAACTGCGACGTAAAGCGGATCAACACCAAGGGCGGTCCGGGGGGAGGAGGCGTCGAGTCGGTCGAGATCGACGCCAAGGGCGCCACGCACACCATCCGCTGCGGCGCGGTGGTGAGCAACGCCAACGTGCGGCAGACGGTTTTCGACCTGGTGGGCGAGGAGAAATTCGACCGCGGGTTCATCGACGACGCCAAGGCCGTGCGGCTCAACAACAGCAGCACGCAGGTCTACATCGCGATGAACGACGACGAGCGGCTCGACGTCAACGAGCTGGGCGACCTGCTCTTCAGCAGCACGGCGCCTACCTTCCACACCGAGGCCCTGCTGTCGCGAGACATCACCAGCCGCACCTACAGCTTCTACTACCCCAAGACCCGCCCGCAGAAGGACCCGCGGTGCCTGGTCGTCAGCAGCACCAACGCCAACTACTCCGACTGGGCCGACCTGCCCGAGGACGAGTACCAGGCGAGCAAGCAAGACCTGTGCGAGACCACCCTCGACGCGCTCGACAAGTACCTGCCGAACGTCCGCGAGCGGGTCTGCCATGTTGAGGCCAGCACGCCCCGCAGCTTCCAGCACTACACGCACCACCCGGCCGGCTCGAGCTTTGGCACCAAGTTCGAGGGTCTTGCGGTCAGCCGGGCCCTGCCGCAGCAAGTTCAGGGCCTGTACCACGCGGGCAGCGTGGGCATCATCATGAGCGGCTGGCTCGGCGCAATGAACTACGGCGTGATTGTCGCGAACGAGGTCGACGGCTGCCTGGAAAACAACGCCAGCCGCAACACGGGCGAGGTGGAGCGGAGCGTGGTTGAGGACGTGTCGGCGGGCTAG
- the tnpA gene encoding IS200/IS605 family transposase produces the protein MAQSLSNVLVHLVFSTKHRRAWIDQGIEAEMHAYLAKACRSMGAPAIKVGGVDDHVHLACRLGRTVSVADLVQGIKQDSSKWVKTRGETYQAFAWQNGYGAFSVGASQLPALVRYIEGQREHHRQASFQEEYRTLLERYGIEFDERYVWE, from the coding sequence ATGGCTCAGTCGCTATCCAACGTTCTGGTGCATCTCGTCTTCTCGACAAAGCATCGCCGCGCTTGGATCGACCAGGGAATCGAAGCGGAGATGCACGCCTACCTGGCGAAGGCCTGCCGGTCGATGGGGGCGCCGGCGATTAAGGTGGGCGGCGTTGACGATCACGTTCATCTGGCGTGCCGGCTGGGACGCACCGTCTCGGTGGCCGACTTGGTGCAAGGTATCAAGCAAGACTCGTCGAAATGGGTGAAGACCAGGGGCGAAACCTACCAGGCGTTCGCGTGGCAGAACGGATATGGCGCCTTCTCGGTTGGCGCCAGCCAATTGCCGGCTTTGGTGCGGTACATCGAGGGACAGCGCGAACATCATCGTCAGGCGTCATTCCAGGAAGAGTACCGGACGTTGTTGGAGCGGTACGGCATTGAGTTCGACGAACGCTACGTGTGGGAATAG
- a CDS encoding DUF1559 family PulG-like putative transporter, with product MARRSAFTLVELLVVIAIIGVLVAPLLPAVQSAREAARRTQCLSNLKNLTLALTNFESAHARYPSSGWAGNWTGDPDRGVGAEQPGGWFFAVAPYVEDGAISAMGKGLAGAERVTALNRRDALTISIANCPTRRDGGPYDKRIRQDSICGDGQGGVLSYDPPLTARSDYAISAGDQTGFDGRCLQISPRAYDEVRDDFPPPASEFSGVSYCGRAVPARMITDGLSKTIALGERWVPVEVYAGDEFWLADDWCMLAGFQDDIVRSTYYDGVTPTHMPRHDSTDFRTLPGVTSLQQTLPRELFGSAHDAGVILSWCDGSARLVAYDVDAEAFRRMGHRADGEVQDIR from the coding sequence ATGGCACGGCGTTCCGCGTTCACCCTGGTCGAACTCCTCGTAGTGATTGCGATCATCGGCGTGCTGGTCGCTCCGCTGCTGCCGGCGGTGCAGTCGGCCCGCGAGGCGGCCCGGCGTACCCAGTGCCTGAGCAACCTCAAGAACCTGACGCTCGCACTTACCAACTTCGAGTCGGCGCACGCGCGGTACCCGTCCTCCGGGTGGGCGGGCAACTGGACCGGCGACCCCGACCGCGGCGTCGGGGCCGAACAGCCCGGCGGGTGGTTCTTCGCTGTCGCGCCCTACGTCGAGGACGGCGCCATCTCGGCGATGGGCAAGGGCTTGGCCGGCGCCGAACGCGTCACGGCGCTCAATCGCCGCGACGCGCTAACGATCTCGATCGCCAACTGCCCGACGCGTCGCGACGGCGGGCCCTACGATAAGCGGATCAGGCAGGACTCGATCTGTGGCGACGGCCAGGGCGGGGTGCTCAGCTACGACCCGCCGCTCACCGCCCGCTCCGACTACGCGATCTCCGCCGGTGACCAGACGGGTTTCGATGGCCGCTGCCTGCAGATCAGCCCCCGCGCGTACGACGAGGTGCGGGACGACTTCCCTCCGCCGGCGAGCGAGTTCAGCGGGGTCTCGTACTGCGGCCGCGCGGTCCCCGCCCGCATGATCACCGACGGCCTCTCCAAGACGATCGCCCTTGGGGAGCGGTGGGTGCCGGTCGAGGTCTACGCGGGGGACGAATTCTGGCTGGCCGACGACTGGTGCATGCTCGCAGGCTTCCAGGACGACATCGTCCGCTCCACCTACTACGACGGCGTCACCCCGACCCACATGCCGCGGCACGACTCCACCGACTTCCGCACCCTGCCGGGCGTCACCTCGCTGCAGCAGACGCTGCCGCGTGAGTTGTTCGGCAGCGCCCACGACGCGGGCGTCATCCTCTCCTGGTGCGACGGCTCCGCCCGGCTCGTGGCGTACGACGTCGACGCCGAGGCCTTCCGGCGGATGGGGCATCGTGCGGATGGGGAGGTTCAAGACATAAGGTGA
- a CDS encoding phytoene desaturase family protein yields the protein MYDTLIIGAGMSGLAAGIRLAMYEQRVLIVEKHWTIGGLNSFYRLRGRDYDVGLHALTNITPKGARKGPLARLLRQLRFSWDDFQISPQIGSQVVFPGARLKFDNDPELLAAEVAREFPAQADNWRRFVEAIVDYDDLSEEHQQQSARQVVSSYLTEPLLVEMLFCPLMFYGSAREHDMDWGQFCIMFRSIFLEGLGRPHAGVRLILKNLVKKYKAMGGELKLRAGVKRIITDGGRVAGVELEDGTQIQARRVLSSAGWFETMRLCDDGAPVVDSRAPGKLSFCETISTLDVDPKQLGYDRTITFFNDHAEFDWTPPADPCDLRSGVICSPNNFEYDKSLAGSLGEGVMRITVLANFDWWNNLSDEEYQLAKHRWYDRIVDSAVRFVPDYRARVVDTDMFSPTTIVRFTGHDNGAVYGAPEKQLDGATHLDNLFICGTDQGFVGIIGSIVSGIGMANMHCLRD from the coding sequence ATGTACGACACCCTCATCATCGGCGCCGGGATGAGCGGGCTGGCGGCCGGCATCCGGCTGGCGATGTACGAGCAGCGGGTGCTGATCGTTGAGAAGCACTGGACCATCGGCGGTCTCAACAGCTTCTACCGCCTCCGCGGCCGCGACTACGACGTCGGCCTGCACGCGCTGACCAACATCACGCCCAAGGGCGCCCGCAAGGGGCCGCTCGCCCGGCTGCTGCGTCAGCTCCGCTTCTCGTGGGACGACTTCCAGATCTCGCCACAGATCGGCTCGCAGGTGGTGTTCCCCGGCGCGCGGCTCAAGTTCGACAACGACCCGGAGCTCTTGGCCGCCGAGGTCGCCCGCGAGTTCCCCGCCCAGGCCGACAACTGGCGCCGCTTCGTCGAGGCGATCGTCGACTACGACGACCTCTCCGAGGAGCACCAGCAGCAGTCCGCCCGCCAGGTGGTGTCGAGCTACCTGACCGAGCCGCTTCTGGTCGAGATGCTGTTCTGCCCGCTGATGTTCTACGGCTCGGCCCGCGAGCACGACATGGACTGGGGCCAGTTCTGCATCATGTTCCGCAGCATCTTCCTCGAGGGCCTGGGCCGCCCGCACGCCGGCGTGCGGCTGATCCTCAAGAACCTGGTCAAGAAGTACAAGGCGATGGGGGGCGAGCTCAAGCTCCGCGCCGGGGTGAAGCGAATCATCACCGACGGAGGTCGCGTGGCGGGCGTCGAGCTCGAGGACGGCACACAGATTCAGGCCCGCCGCGTGCTGTCGTCCGCCGGTTGGTTCGAGACCATGCGGCTCTGCGACGACGGCGCGCCGGTGGTCGACTCCCGCGCGCCCGGCAAGCTCAGCTTCTGCGAGACCATCAGCACGCTGGACGTCGACCCGAAGCAGCTCGGCTACGACCGCACGATCACGTTCTTCAATGACCACGCCGAATTCGACTGGACCCCGCCCGCTGATCCGTGCGACCTGCGGAGCGGCGTGATCTGCAGCCCGAACAACTTCGAGTACGACAAGTCGCTCGCTGGTTCCCTAGGAGAGGGCGTGATGCGGATCACGGTGCTCGCCAACTTCGACTGGTGGAACAACCTCTCCGATGAGGAGTACCAGCTCGCCAAGCACCGCTGGTACGACCGCATTGTCGACTCCGCCGTGAGGTTCGTCCCCGACTACCGCGCCCGAGTGGTCGACACCGACATGTTCAGCCCGACCACCATCGTCCGCTTCACCGGGCACGACAACGGCGCCGTGTACGGCGCGCCAGAGAAGCAGCTCGACGGCGCGACGCACCTCGACAACCTCTTCATCTGCGGCACCGACCAGGGCTTCGTCGGCATTATCGGCAGCATCGTCAGCGGCATCGGCATGGCGAACATGCACTGTTTGCGGGATTGA
- a CDS encoding acyl carrier protein has protein sequence MTREEIRNEILDILADIAPDEDLSGLKDDVSFREQMELDSMDFLDIVMELRKRHRVQIPEDDYVNLASMDSTVAYLEPMMVNL, from the coding sequence ATGACCCGCGAAGAAATCCGCAACGAGATCCTCGACATCCTCGCCGACATCGCCCCGGACGAGGACCTGTCCGGCCTGAAGGACGACGTCAGCTTCCGTGAGCAGATGGAGCTCGACTCCATGGACTTCCTCGATATCGTCATGGAGCTCCGCAAGCGGCACCGCGTGCAGATCCCCGAGGACGACTACGTCAACCTGGCCAGCATGGACAGCACGGTCGCCTACCTCGAACCGATGATGGTCAACCTGTAG
- a CDS encoding beta-ketoacyl-[acyl-carrier-protein] synthase family protein — translation MISTASPTDRIVITGIGLTAPNGNSLAEYRAALLEGRSGVRDYEIRYVGKTLAGVCDFDETKHQSRRNVRRGTRAGSIGIYCANEAVNDSGLDWPNVDPERVGVYIGVTEHGNVETENEINEIKSYDYDTSVWSHHHNPRTVANNPAGEITLNMGITGPHYTIGAACAAGNAGLIQAAQMLRLGECDVAICGGVSESIHTFGIFAGFASQGALAANEDPTRASRPFDKGRNGIVVSEGGCLYTLERYEDAAQRGARIYGEIAGYAMNSDASDFVLPNPKQQARCVEMALGRARMNADQIGIVSTHATATESGDIQECTALRAVFGECQSTRINNTKSFIGHAMGAAGALELAGNLPSFTDGVVHPTINVEDLDPKCDVPGLVLNEPFETSGVTSVLNNSFGMLGINSVVIINKV, via the coding sequence ATGATTAGCACCGCATCGCCCACCGATCGGATCGTCATCACCGGCATCGGCCTCACCGCGCCCAACGGCAACTCGCTGGCCGAGTACCGCGCCGCGCTGCTCGAGGGCCGCAGCGGCGTACGCGACTACGAGATCCGCTACGTCGGCAAGACGCTGGCCGGCGTTTGCGATTTTGACGAGACCAAGCACCAGAGCCGCCGCAACGTCCGCCGCGGCACCCGCGCTGGCAGCATCGGCATCTACTGCGCCAACGAAGCCGTGAACGACTCGGGCCTCGACTGGCCGAACGTTGACCCCGAACGGGTGGGCGTCTACATCGGGGTGACCGAGCACGGCAACGTCGAGACCGAGAACGAGATCAACGAGATCAAGTCCTACGACTACGACACCAGCGTCTGGTCGCACCACCACAACCCGCGGACGGTCGCCAACAACCCCGCGGGCGAGATCACGCTCAACATGGGCATCACCGGCCCGCACTACACTATTGGCGCGGCGTGCGCGGCAGGCAACGCCGGGCTGATCCAGGCCGCGCAGATGCTGCGGCTCGGCGAGTGCGACGTCGCGATCTGCGGCGGCGTGTCCGAGAGCATCCACACGTTCGGCATCTTCGCCGGCTTCGCCAGCCAGGGCGCGCTGGCCGCCAACGAGGACCCGACCCGCGCCTCGCGGCCGTTCGACAAGGGCCGCAACGGCATCGTGGTCTCCGAGGGGGGCTGCCTGTACACCCTCGAGCGGTACGAGGACGCCGCCCAACGTGGCGCGCGGATCTACGGCGAGATCGCCGGCTACGCCATGAACTCCGACGCCAGCGACTTCGTGCTGCCCAACCCCAAGCAGCAGGCCCGCTGCGTCGAGATGGCCCTCGGCCGCGCCCGCATGAACGCCGACCAGATCGGCATCGTCAGCACGCACGCCACGGCCACCGAGAGCGGCGACATCCAGGAGTGCACCGCGCTGCGGGCCGTGTTCGGCGAGTGCCAGTCGACCCGCATCAACAACACCAAGAGCTTCATCGGCCACGCGATGGGCGCCGCCGGCGCCCTCGAGCTGGCTGGCAACCTCCCGTCGTTTACTGACGGCGTCGTGCACCCGACAATCAATGTCGAGGACCTCGACCCCAAGTGCGACGTCCCCGGGCTAGTCCTCAACGAGCCTTTCGAAACCAGCGGGGTGACCAGCGTGCTGAACAACTCGTTCGGCATGCTTGGAATCAACTCCGTCGTGATTATCAACAAAGTGTGA